One Ktedonobacteraceae bacterium genomic region harbors:
- a CDS encoding AAA family ATPase produces MGQLSLALLGTPEVLHSGQPVKFRTRKELALLIYLAVEGGLHSREKITTLFWPESDVVQGRTTLRRALANLRSVLHDMEESGASHLHIEREVLGLDLTSNVELDVHTLAAALALDAGGRGDERLQARNTTGAGTSAVGAVNRPLREVAGLYRGPFLEGFSLNDAPDFDNWLLLQRETCHRRMSLLLERLSASQLRDRAVADAIETAARWIAHDPLNESARMRLMEAHLAASHRNAALQAYEAYRTYLSSELDMRPSAEMEALAASIQSGVVRGREVEVGHATGGTTTRSRGQRGKAFSPQQSSAQQWEESTSGVLVGPLVGRVQEYARLIEAYRDVERGQMRAVILRGEAGMGKTRLASEFLGRAAEMGADVLQGRAFEAGGRLPYQPLVDALRLRIERENAPDDLLSDPWLAELARLLPELRERYPDLPEPTGDENIARLRLFEAITRLLQALAGYAPVVLFLDDIHWIDVASLDLLHYAGRRWMEQGTPILLLLGQRLESAGAGSDLARSLESLQRDLQVTGLRLKPLTRDSTLELVRAICTSRVEAAGEWLFGETQGQPFYIMETLKALLDHGVLSTRRQVDGSWRIDYEGRADDLSNLHHFLPPGVREVIRSRLDQLTPPAFTLLAAGAVLGHHFTFERLCQVADLGENEGLPALDELLARRLLYEAGTESGDYLNAPTGTYFFTHDKIRDVVYTEAGEARRRIFHRRALDMLQRVAAPAAELVHHALAARQPVQAFSFSIAAGENAMQLFAVRDAIAHYERARQIAAQWQATPGESHAPTAEAMRMLYDQLGRAYEFINELEAARTIYQEMLAFAHKLDAPGMECIALNHLATVIIHESYDLDQAMLLLQQALDAGEKSNDTTALAETEWSLAQLYFYRFDVRATVEHGQRALTLARQLDWAELVARCLNVTAYGIKDSGQWEECMPYAQEALDIYRRLGNRAMEVDCRCLLASVKIHTGQPAAALAIAEEARAIALEAENLWGQANTLYHMATAYMEMGKYGEALALAQQCMDIARTHDITTWTGNSQMLAGTVYRAILALDEARAAHLASMAVHETVQSYPLTRVASAEVCADCALSGLWEEAAAFARLAIEPDIPLFLLATRLHRCYETQALLRAGEVELAANYTRLVGESIGSNRRHRIPYLRSLASLARYQHRLDGAIAYLQEAAQLAREIGLPGELWPMLAELGDLYLEQGDTERAAQVFARAADIVYQLADSIGDDRRKEVFLSSPLVRRLPDQYRAGGNG; encoded by the coding sequence ATGGGTCAATTGAGCCTCGCATTGCTTGGAACTCCGGAGGTGCTCCACTCTGGACAACCGGTGAAATTCCGCACGCGTAAAGAACTGGCCCTGCTCATTTACCTGGCCGTAGAGGGCGGCCTGCATTCGCGCGAGAAGATCACGACGCTGTTCTGGCCCGAGAGCGATGTCGTCCAGGGACGTACTACGCTGCGCCGGGCGCTGGCCAACCTGCGCAGCGTGCTCCATGATATGGAGGAGTCCGGGGCATCGCACCTGCATATCGAACGAGAGGTTCTGGGTCTCGATCTCACGTCGAATGTTGAACTTGACGTTCATACGCTTGCGGCGGCACTTGCCCTCGATGCCGGTGGGCGTGGTGATGAACGGCTTCAGGCGCGCAATACGACGGGGGCCGGTACATCGGCGGTGGGCGCGGTCAATCGGCCCCTACGGGAGGTTGCCGGGCTGTATCGCGGCCCTTTTCTGGAGGGCTTTTCGTTGAACGATGCCCCCGACTTTGATAACTGGCTGCTCTTGCAACGCGAAACCTGCCATCGCCGCATGAGCCTGCTCCTGGAACGGCTATCCGCTTCGCAATTGAGAGATAGGGCCGTCGCGGATGCCATCGAGACCGCTGCTCGTTGGATTGCGCATGATCCTCTCAATGAAAGCGCTCGCATGCGCTTGATGGAGGCGCACCTGGCCGCGAGTCATCGCAATGCCGCGCTACAGGCCTACGAAGCCTACCGGACCTATCTTTCCTCAGAGCTGGATATGCGGCCTTCGGCAGAAATGGAAGCCCTCGCGGCAAGCATACAGAGCGGAGTGGTGCGCGGGCGAGAAGTTGAAGTGGGCCACGCTACCGGAGGTACGACGACCAGGTCGAGAGGACAGCGCGGAAAGGCGTTTTCGCCGCAACAAAGCTCCGCTCAGCAGTGGGAGGAATCAACCTCTGGAGTCCTGGTAGGTCCACTGGTTGGGCGTGTCCAGGAATATGCTCGCCTGATCGAAGCATATCGCGATGTCGAGCGGGGTCAAATGCGGGCGGTGATTTTGAGAGGTGAGGCGGGTATGGGGAAGACGCGCCTGGCGAGCGAGTTTCTGGGGCGGGCTGCGGAAATGGGCGCGGATGTGCTGCAAGGACGGGCATTCGAGGCGGGCGGTCGCCTGCCCTACCAACCGCTCGTGGATGCCCTGCGGCTGCGTATCGAACGTGAGAACGCTCCCGATGACCTGTTGAGCGATCCCTGGCTGGCCGAACTCGCCCGCCTGCTGCCCGAACTGCGCGAGCGTTATCCCGACCTGCCCGAACCAACGGGCGATGAAAATATCGCCCGCCTGCGCCTCTTTGAAGCAATCACGCGCCTGCTACAGGCGTTGGCCGGATACGCGCCGGTCGTGCTCTTCCTCGATGATATTCACTGGATCGATGTCGCCTCGCTTGATTTGCTGCACTATGCCGGGCGGCGCTGGATGGAACAGGGAACGCCCATCCTTTTGCTGCTGGGCCAGCGCCTGGAATCCGCCGGCGCCGGGAGCGACCTGGCGCGTTCGCTGGAGAGCCTGCAGCGAGATCTCCAGGTAACCGGCCTGCGACTGAAGCCGCTTACGCGGGATAGCACGCTTGAACTGGTACGCGCTATCTGCACTTCTCGCGTGGAGGCTGCAGGGGAATGGCTTTTTGGCGAAACTCAGGGGCAGCCTTTCTACATCATGGAAACGCTGAAGGCATTGCTTGATCATGGAGTGCTCTCGACACGACGCCAGGTGGATGGAAGCTGGCGCATTGACTACGAAGGCCGGGCGGACGACCTTTCGAACCTGCATCACTTTCTGCCCCCGGGCGTGCGCGAAGTGATTCGCTCCCGCCTCGATCAGTTGACGCCACCAGCTTTCACGCTGCTGGCAGCCGGAGCGGTGCTTGGCCACCACTTCACCTTTGAACGTTTATGCCAGGTGGCAGATCTGGGTGAGAACGAGGGCCTGCCGGCATTGGATGAATTGCTGGCCAGGCGCCTGCTCTACGAGGCCGGTACTGAAAGCGGAGACTATCTTAACGCTCCAACCGGTACCTATTTTTTCACGCACGATAAGATCCGCGACGTTGTCTACACCGAAGCGGGTGAAGCGCGACGGCGTATCTTTCATCGCCGCGCCCTGGACATGCTACAGAGAGTTGCGGCCCCCGCCGCGGAACTCGTGCATCACGCTCTCGCTGCCCGACAGCCAGTTCAGGCCTTCTCTTTCAGCATCGCGGCAGGCGAAAACGCTATGCAACTCTTCGCGGTGCGTGATGCTATTGCGCACTATGAGCGGGCGCGGCAAATCGCCGCACAATGGCAGGCGACACCGGGGGAATCCCATGCTCCTACAGCGGAAGCGATGCGCATGCTCTATGATCAGTTAGGGCGGGCCTACGAATTTATCAACGAGCTTGAGGCCGCGCGTACCATCTACCAGGAGATGCTGGCGTTCGCGCACAAGCTAGATGCCCCAGGCATGGAGTGTATAGCGCTCAATCACCTGGCGACGGTGATAATTCACGAGTCCTATGATCTCGACCAGGCCATGCTGCTATTGCAACAGGCTCTGGATGCCGGTGAGAAAAGCAATGATACTACCGCGCTGGCAGAGACCGAGTGGAGCCTGGCACAACTGTATTTCTATCGCTTCGATGTACGCGCGACAGTCGAACACGGCCAGCGCGCTTTAACGCTGGCGCGACAGCTTGACTGGGCAGAACTCGTGGCGCGCTGCCTCAATGTCACCGCTTACGGGATAAAAGATAGTGGGCAGTGGGAAGAGTGTATGCCCTATGCTCAGGAAGCGCTGGATATCTACCGGCGGCTGGGCAACCGGGCCATGGAGGTTGATTGCCGCTGCCTGCTGGCCAGTGTCAAGATTCATACTGGCCAGCCAGCGGCGGCGCTGGCCATTGCGGAAGAAGCGCGCGCAATCGCATTGGAGGCCGAAAATCTATGGGGGCAAGCCAACACGCTCTACCATATGGCAACGGCGTATATGGAGATGGGGAAATACGGTGAGGCTCTGGCGCTAGCTCAACAATGTATGGATATAGCGCGCACGCATGATATCACAACCTGGACCGGGAACAGCCAGATGCTTGCGGGCACCGTTTACCGGGCGATATTGGCCTTAGACGAGGCGCGTGCGGCTCACCTGGCATCTATGGCAGTTCATGAAACGGTTCAATCCTATCCGCTCACGCGCGTGGCCTCGGCAGAAGTCTGCGCGGATTGCGCCCTGTCCGGATTGTGGGAAGAGGCTGCGGCATTCGCACGGCTGGCAATCGAGCCTGATATTCCCCTCTTCTTACTTGCCACTCGCTTGCATCGCTGCTATGAAACGCAGGCTCTGCTGCGTGCCGGCGAGGTCGAGCTGGCAGCAAATTACACGCGGCTCGTTGGAGAAAGTATTGGCAGCAATCGGCGCCATCGCATTCCATACCTGCGCTCCCTGGCATCGCTCGCCCGCTATCAGCACCGCTTGGACGGCGCGATTGCCTACCTGCAGGAGGCGGCGCAGCTGGCGCGGGAGATCGGCCTGCCGGGGGAATTGTGGCCAATGCTGGCAGAACTGGGAGACCTCTACCTGGAGCAGGGCGATACGGAACGCGCCGCGCAGGTTTTTGCGCGGGCGGCTGATATCGTGTACCAGCTTGCGGATAGTATTGGCGATGATAGGCGGAAAGAAGTCTTTTTAAGTTCGCCGCTTGTAAGACGGCTGCCGGACCAGTACCGGGCTGGCGGGAATGGATAA
- a CDS encoding UvrD-helicase domain-containing protein — MDERMQAEAAEAIEAARELLSDFRAAHPDWQNDRTPVDELASWLELEVATFHPDDYPQGTYGFFEASEKMIWLCRGLPETFRRFTLAHELGHAVLHHTDDHPTYRRLAALPTTADPVDSGNLEEETCQSHDVREEVIAPTFQQQAEELLGAGVAYDPRSRRELAANIFAAELLMPLERVRALYLSSHIPANQLPAIFDVSQAAMLNRLAELLREQPERPATNLSGRPDTPKKQYDEFQRAAIEAPTPALIVAGPGSGKTSTLIGRADYLIHEMGVQPGHILALTFSRKAAGEMQDRLQAILDVDSIPPTVSTFHAFCAELLRTYGHLVGLRQDFTFVDDVEGYFLLRRLAADLPLRHYQNLAAPTMYFPAILSAISRAKDELVTPAQYKKLAADMLAQARNEEETQAAEKALEIAEIYALYQQRLERQGDTDFGGLIMLAVQLLQEHPGVCSELRQKYQHILVDEFQDINRASGVLLRLLAGEQGNVWVVGDANQAIYGFRGASPANIANFQDDYPDAVILPLSRNYRSRPDIVRLAQTFRRELLEAGTDAGELGSVQAARSDLPATYVTLAVAANEADELNGLVGDIRRKHAGGYSFRDIVVLCRTRAQARKVTQALVTAGLPVSERGGMLEQEHIKNLLSIVMLLADSSGMGILRAARQPDHPLSQDDIESLLLAARAQKCDLIDLLLRGEAPASMSAQGSSSLARLSAILKALRYNTSVWALLADYLLLETSLVRDLLSTPNHPQSGALLADYDGLLQLARYYDQQQQTLRAQEALARGEDIPQPPPLKEQAKGFLDYLSVLLALRQDGGNRREGAENGNEPLPDVIRVMTVHASKGLEFPVVYLPFLVSRRFPMQKRAQTAPPPRGMLPPGSEGDAAHESGEACLFYVGATRARDHLILSYSERYGKMTYKRSPYIDALVRGLPEERITRLIWQDELPTLVHATPQGGASSLTPPPPQPPPLLAISSQPGESFIAAMQPETLSATAIENYATCPRRYAYSSIYHFHLEGGAYQLFWQATRETLDALQKRLDEDRQAGDQQGQLLSRQEAEELFAQHWHDHDGHTFPFASIYEQHGREVTELLRRKLLEGSDGDTREQLRQSYSVTIAGKTIEVPVDGVEVAAQDEKPVRFIRRRFGKGKTKPAPGTRELLYAHASRQHHPGQNVELHYHNMSTGETFEVKLTEKKEQSLYNELEQAIQGLERHEFPPKPDAFACPTCPFYLICPA, encoded by the coding sequence ATGGACGAACGCATGCAGGCCGAGGCAGCGGAGGCGATAGAAGCGGCTCGCGAACTGCTCTCAGACTTCAGGGCGGCGCACCCTGATTGGCAAAACGATAGAACGCCGGTGGATGAACTGGCCTCCTGGCTCGAACTGGAGGTCGCGACATTTCATCCTGATGACTATCCGCAGGGGACGTATGGCTTCTTCGAGGCGAGTGAGAAAATGATCTGGCTCTGCCGCGGCCTGCCCGAAACGTTCCGGCGCTTCACCCTGGCGCACGAACTGGGCCACGCCGTGTTGCACCACACGGACGACCACCCAACTTATCGCCGGTTAGCTGCGCTCCCAACTACTGCCGACCCCGTTGATTCAGGAAACCTGGAGGAAGAGACCTGCCAATCACATGATGTACGCGAGGAAGTGATCGCGCCAACCTTCCAGCAGCAGGCCGAAGAATTGCTCGGCGCAGGCGTGGCATATGACCCGCGCAGCCGGCGCGAGCTGGCCGCTAACATCTTCGCCGCCGAACTATTAATGCCGCTTGAACGCGTGCGCGCGCTCTACCTGTCATCGCATATCCCTGCCAACCAGCTTCCCGCCATCTTCGACGTTTCACAGGCAGCCATGCTTAATCGCCTGGCAGAGTTGCTTCGGGAGCAACCAGAACGCCCTGCGACAAACCTTTCTGGTCGTCCTGATACACCCAAAAAACAGTACGACGAGTTCCAGCGGGCCGCTATCGAGGCCCCAACGCCAGCGTTGATCGTGGCCGGGCCGGGCAGCGGCAAAACCAGCACGCTGATCGGGCGCGCCGATTACCTGATCCACGAAATGGGCGTCCAACCAGGGCACATCCTGGCCCTGACCTTCTCGCGCAAGGCGGCAGGGGAGATGCAGGATCGCCTGCAAGCGATCCTGGACGTCGACAGCATCCCACCAACCGTCAGTACATTTCACGCATTTTGCGCCGAACTGCTACGTACCTATGGTCATCTCGTGGGACTGCGGCAGGATTTCACCTTTGTCGATGATGTTGAGGGGTATTTTCTGCTACGCCGGTTGGCCGCGGACCTGCCGCTGCGCCATTACCAGAACCTGGCCGCGCCAACGATGTATTTCCCTGCCATTCTGAGCGCCATCTCACGCGCCAAAGACGAACTGGTCACGCCCGCACAATACAAAAAACTGGCCGCGGATATGCTGGCGCAGGCGCGCAATGAGGAAGAGACACAGGCGGCTGAGAAGGCGCTCGAGATCGCTGAAATCTACGCGCTCTACCAGCAGCGCCTGGAGCGGCAAGGCGATACCGATTTCGGCGGCCTGATCATGCTGGCAGTACAGCTTTTACAGGAGCATCCCGGGGTATGCAGTGAGTTGCGGCAAAAATACCAGCATATCCTCGTTGACGAATTCCAGGATATCAATCGCGCCAGCGGCGTACTATTGCGCCTGCTGGCGGGGGAACAGGGAAATGTCTGGGTGGTCGGAGACGCGAACCAGGCCATCTATGGCTTCCGCGGCGCTTCACCGGCCAATATCGCCAACTTTCAGGACGATTACCCGGATGCTGTCATCCTGCCGCTCAGCCGCAATTATCGCTCGCGCCCGGATATCGTTCGCCTGGCACAGACCTTCCGGCGCGAACTGCTGGAAGCAGGAACGGATGCTGGCGAGTTGGGCAGCGTGCAGGCGGCGCGTTCAGATCTGCCCGCTACTTATGTCACGCTGGCGGTGGCCGCGAACGAGGCCGACGAACTGAACGGATTGGTCGGCGATATCCGGCGCAAGCATGCCGGGGGCTACAGCTTCCGCGATATCGTCGTGCTGTGCCGCACAAGGGCGCAGGCGCGCAAAGTCACGCAGGCGCTGGTAACGGCGGGACTGCCTGTGAGCGAGCGCGGCGGCATGCTGGAGCAGGAACACATCAAAAACCTGCTTTCCATTGTGATGTTACTGGCCGATAGCAGCGGTATGGGCATTTTGCGCGCGGCCCGCCAGCCCGACCACCCCTTGAGCCAGGACGATATCGAGTCCCTGCTGCTGGCGGCCCGCGCGCAAAAATGCGACTTGATCGACCTGCTTTTGCGCGGCGAGGCCCCGGCTAGCATGAGCGCGCAAGGCTCTTCATCGCTGGCACGCCTGTCCGCGATTTTAAAGGCGCTGCGGTATAACACCAGCGTCTGGGCGCTGCTGGCCGACTATCTCTTGCTCGAAACCTCGCTGGTGCGCGACCTGCTCTCCACCCCGAACCATCCCCAGAGCGGCGCGCTGCTGGCGGATTATGACGGTCTGCTGCAACTTGCTCGCTACTATGACCAGCAGCAGCAAACACTGCGCGCGCAGGAGGCCCTTGCGCGCGGCGAAGATATCCCCCAGCCGCCACCTTTAAAGGAACAGGCAAAAGGCTTCCTCGATTACCTGAGCGTGCTGCTTGCGCTGCGCCAGGATGGCGGAAACCGGCGCGAAGGCGCTGAAAACGGGAATGAACCACTCCCTGACGTTATTCGCGTGATGACCGTGCATGCCAGCAAGGGCCTGGAATTCCCGGTCGTGTACCTGCCTTTCCTGGTCTCGCGCCGTTTCCCCATGCAGAAACGAGCGCAGACCGCACCACCACCGCGTGGCATGCTTCCACCCGGAAGCGAAGGCGACGCCGCGCACGAAAGCGGAGAGGCCTGCCTCTTCTACGTGGGAGCGACGCGCGCCCGCGACCATCTCATTCTGAGCTACAGCGAACGCTACGGCAAAATGACCTACAAGCGCTCGCCGTATATCGACGCGCTCGTCAGGGGCCTTCCAGAGGAACGTATCACACGCCTGATCTGGCAGGATGAGCTGCCCACGCTTGTCCATGCCACGCCACAGGGCGGGGCAAGCTCCCTCACCCCACCTCCACCACAACCCCCGCCCCTACTGGCTATCTCCTCGCAGCCCGGCGAAAGTTTTATCGCGGCCATGCAGCCGGAAACGCTCAGTGCTACCGCGATTGAAAATTATGCTACCTGCCCGCGCCGCTATGCCTATAGCAGCATTTACCACTTCCACCTTGAGGGGGGAGCATACCAGCTTTTCTGGCAGGCGACGCGAGAAACGCTGGATGCGCTGCAAAAGCGACTGGACGAGGACAGGCAGGCAGGAGATCAGCAGGGACAACTCTTGAGCAGGCAGGAGGCCGAGGAACTGTTCGCACAGCATTGGCACGATCACGATGGACATACCTTTCCTTTCGCCTCGATCTACGAGCAGCACGGACGCGAGGTGACCGAACTGCTGCGCCGCAAATTGCTTGAGGGTAGCGATGGAGACACACGAGAGCAACTGCGTCAAAGCTATAGCGTGACTATCGCGGGCAAAACGATAGAGGTGCCGGTAGATGGCGTCGAGGTGGCCGCGCAGGACGAGAAACCGGTCAGGTTCATCCGCCGGCGTTTTGGCAAGGGCAAGACAAAACCGGCGCCGGGCACCAGGGAGCTGCTCTACGCGCACGCCTCGCGCCAGCACCATCCAGGCCAGAACGTCGAATTGCATTACCACAATATGAGTACCGGCGAAACGTTCGAGGTCAAGCTAACAGAGAAAAAGGAGCAGAGCCTTTATAATGAACTGGAACAGGCCATCCAGGGCCTGGAACGCCACGAGTTCCCGCCGAAGCCCGACGCGTTTGCCTGCCCAACGTGCCCATTCTATTTGATTTGCCCGGCATAA
- a CDS encoding helix-turn-helix transcriptional regulator, producing MQPEQPKPELTSDADIADCVPILQHLFRVGQTLCDQTQGVVDRLSQEVLVATHARALFISRDQHAADEAPVPPAAVAVSFPIQFRDQMYGTPAVVTDPGEPTRPALPLAPAHLLAQACGWLLYTCEAGALQQSLLSASKQQVPAPLTRREHDVLVLICRGYNQKEITRKLSISRATLAKHRQHIYEKLGVHNERDAAVAAYLSGLFPPLEDISASSTTGP from the coding sequence ATGCAACCTGAACAACCAAAACCAGAGCTAACATCTGATGCGGACATTGCAGACTGCGTACCTATCCTCCAACATCTCTTTCGTGTTGGGCAAACGTTGTGTGACCAGACCCAGGGCGTCGTTGATCGCCTCAGCCAGGAAGTCCTGGTGGCCACACATGCACGCGCGCTATTTATTTCGCGAGACCAGCACGCTGCTGATGAAGCACCGGTACCTCCTGCAGCTGTGGCCGTCAGCTTCCCTATCCAGTTTCGCGACCAGATGTATGGGACGCCCGCTGTCGTGACTGATCCAGGGGAGCCAACACGTCCTGCGCTCCCTCTTGCGCCGGCTCACCTGCTTGCTCAGGCCTGTGGCTGGCTCCTGTACACCTGTGAAGCCGGTGCCTTGCAGCAAAGTTTGCTCTCGGCGTCCAAACAGCAGGTACCCGCACCGCTAACCAGGCGCGAACACGACGTGTTAGTCCTGATCTGCCGTGGTTACAATCAGAAAGAGATTACCAGGAAGTTAAGTATCAGCCGGGCCACGCTTGCCAAACACCGGCAGCATATTTATGAGAAATTGGGCGTTCACAACGAACGCGATGCCGCTGTAGCTGCTTATCTCTCCGGTCTCTTTCCGCCTCTTGAAGATATCTCTGCTTCATCCACTACCGGTCCCTGA
- a CDS encoding Virginiamycin B lyase — MKCAIRHRRMIFGLLLLAPLVLGLSLSRLVISTQTATALRLSPGISTSKASPLTAGTVTEYAIPTKESQPVGITTGPDGNLWFTEGHGNKIGKVTPGGVFTEYTLPTTMSEPEGITSGPDGNLWFTEFNSIDGNRIGKISTTGQITEYALPHDDSEPESITSGPDSNLWFTEFDGNRIGKITTTGQLTEYMLPNANSEPEGITSGPCGDGMQAQCLWFTEYAIISNNRANIGRITTDGTITEYQLPSDHARANDITLGSGGVLYFTEQINVGGDVPPFSTQAKIGQITTSGQVQLSELASLANGGCLPNSIVNGSDGNLWFTEYYQIGTITPTGTVTEYTIPKSDSLPDHITAGPDGNLWFAEYSGNKIGKITTQ; from the coding sequence ATGAAATGTGCGATACGGCACAGACGGATGATCTTCGGATTGTTGCTCCTGGCACCGTTGGTGCTGGGACTGAGCCTCTCACGACTGGTCATAAGCACTCAGACTGCTACAGCATTACGGCTCAGCCCAGGCATCTCTACGAGCAAGGCCTCACCGCTGACGGCTGGCACCGTCACTGAGTATGCAATCCCCACTAAAGAGAGCCAGCCGGTTGGAATCACCACCGGCCCTGATGGCAACCTGTGGTTTACCGAAGGCCACGGAAACAAGATTGGAAAGGTTACCCCAGGCGGCGTCTTCACGGAATACACATTGCCCACCACGATGAGTGAACCGGAAGGCATCACCAGCGGACCCGATGGCAACCTGTGGTTTACCGAGTTCAATTCGATTGATGGCAACCGCATTGGGAAGATTAGCACGACTGGCCAGATCACCGAGTATGCACTTCCTCATGATGACAGTGAACCCGAGAGCATCACCAGCGGCCCTGATAGCAATCTCTGGTTTACCGAGTTTGACGGCAACCGCATCGGCAAGATCACGACGACCGGCCAGCTCACGGAATACATGTTGCCCAATGCCAATAGCGAGCCAGAAGGTATCACCAGCGGCCCGTGTGGCGATGGCATGCAGGCGCAGTGTCTCTGGTTCACCGAGTATGCCATTATCTCAAACAATCGAGCGAATATTGGGCGTATCACCACCGATGGTACAATTACCGAATATCAGCTGCCCTCAGATCATGCCAGGGCAAATGATATTACCCTGGGTTCTGGTGGAGTCCTCTACTTCACCGAACAAATCAACGTGGGAGGCGATGTGCCGCCGTTTAGCACACAGGCCAAAATTGGTCAGATCACGACCAGTGGACAGGTGCAATTGAGTGAGTTAGCCTCGCTTGCCAACGGGGGCTGTCTTCCTAATAGCATTGTCAACGGGTCGGACGGTAATCTGTGGTTTACCGAGTATTATCAGATCGGTACGATTACGCCAACAGGGACGGTTACCGAATACACCATCCCAAAGAGCGATAGCTTGCCTGATCACATCACGGCTGGCCCGGACGGTAACCTGTGGTTCGCCGAATACTCAGGAAACAAGATTGGCAAAATTACGACGCAGTGA
- a CDS encoding Virginiamycin B lyase, which yields MNTFQLTRHLSLVLLLFALLLLTGVPFAQAQQRSLPHTAGQITEYPLPPGHNPWGSIASGPDGNLWFLEYPGNRVGKMTTHGSYTEYSIPTPDSRPVGITAGPDGNLWFTEWWGNKIGKITTNGKITEYLIPTPNAFPANITTGPDGNLWFAEYAGDKIGKITTSGQITEYSLPHGGGPFGITVGPDGNLWFTEYDGVRRLGRITLSGQISEYPIHYTSRKCTKGGVADPYGITSGPDGNLWFTTTGFYGCIGKMTLQGQFTTYPIPGPSDPQGITTGPDGRLWFTEQVGAIGRVTIKGKFRQYSFSGTAQPDGITVGPDTNLWFVAPGDDAIGTITWS from the coding sequence ATGAACACTTTCCAACTCACACGTCACCTGAGCCTGGTACTCTTGCTGTTCGCCTTGCTGCTCCTCACTGGAGTGCCTTTCGCCCAGGCCCAGCAGCGCTCTCTACCTCACACTGCCGGGCAGATCACCGAGTACCCGCTGCCCCCGGGCCACAATCCGTGGGGCAGTATTGCCAGTGGACCCGATGGCAACCTGTGGTTCCTGGAATATCCCGGCAACCGGGTTGGGAAAATGACCACCCATGGCAGCTATACCGAGTACTCTATCCCCACCCCAGATAGCCGCCCGGTGGGCATCACGGCCGGTCCCGATGGCAATCTGTGGTTCACCGAGTGGTGGGGCAATAAGATTGGCAAAATTACCACTAATGGCAAAATCACCGAGTATCTCATCCCCACCCCCAATGCCTTTCCCGCTAACATCACGACCGGTCCTGACGGCAACCTGTGGTTTGCCGAGTACGCCGGCGACAAGATCGGGAAAATCACCACCAGCGGGCAGATCACCGAGTACTCGCTGCCACATGGTGGGGGACCATTTGGCATTACCGTAGGTCCCGACGGCAATCTCTGGTTCACCGAATACGATGGTGTGCGTCGGCTGGGCAGGATCACCCTGAGCGGGCAGATCAGCGAATATCCCATCCATTACACCTCGCGCAAGTGTACCAAAGGGGGAGTAGCCGATCCCTATGGCATCACCAGCGGACCCGATGGCAACCTGTGGTTTACGACGACGGGCTTCTATGGCTGCATTGGTAAGATGACGCTCCAGGGCCAATTTACCACCTATCCGATTCCTGGTCCAAGCGATCCACAGGGGATCACCACCGGCCCAGATGGCAGGCTCTGGTTTACCGAACAGGTGGGTGCGATTGGACGAGTAACTATCAAGGGGAAATTCAGGCAATATTCCTTCTCTGGTACAGCCCAACCAGATGGGATTACGGTGGGACCCGATACGAATCTCTGGTTTGTGGCACCGGGAGATGATGCGATTGGCACCATTACCTGGAGTTAA
- a CDS encoding type III pantothenate kinase → MLLAIDISNTNIKFGLYNSTALKNRWVVSTARQRTTDEYAMVLNDLARYAGYSFADIDDIILSSVVPPLTPVFQELALIYCQKEAIVLDHSVDLGMKLLVDNPWEIGSDRIVTSLAAHHLYGGPAIIIAFSTATTFDVISREGDFLGGSIAPGLVISAEALSSAASRLFRVDLTPPRAALGKNTIENMQSGIIYGHVGLVQGLISRLRKEIPGVTDENEVKVIAHGGLAQLMSPIIPEIQYVNQYLPLEGLRLAYMKLRG, encoded by the coding sequence ATGTTACTTGCCATCGATATCAGCAATACCAATATCAAGTTTGGCCTGTATAATAGCACGGCGCTGAAAAATCGCTGGGTCGTTTCCACGGCTCGCCAGCGCACGACCGACGAATATGCCATGGTTTTGAATGACCTGGCGCGTTATGCCGGGTACTCTTTTGCCGATATCGATGACATCATTTTGTCCAGCGTCGTTCCCCCTTTGACGCCGGTCTTCCAGGAACTGGCCCTAATCTATTGCCAGAAGGAGGCAATCGTCCTCGATCATAGCGTAGACCTGGGCATGAAGCTGCTGGTCGATAATCCGTGGGAGATTGGCTCAGATCGTATAGTCACCTCGCTGGCCGCGCACCACCTCTATGGTGGGCCGGCCATTATCATCGCGTTCAGCACGGCCACAACCTTTGATGTGATCTCGCGCGAGGGAGATTTCCTGGGCGGATCGATTGCGCCCGGCCTGGTCATTTCAGCGGAGGCGTTGAGCAGCGCGGCCTCGCGCCTGTTTCGCGTCGATTTGACGCCGCCGCGTGCCGCCCTGGGCAAGAATACCATTGAGAACATGCAGTCCGGCATTATTTACGGGCACGTGGGACTCGTGCAGGGCCTGATCAGCCGCCTGCGCAAAGAGATACCGGGCGTGACGGACGAAAACGAGGTCAAGGTCATTGCGCACGGTGGGCTGGCGCAGTTGATGTCCCCCATCATCCCCGAAATCCAGTACGTGAATCAATACTTACCTCTCGAAGGGCTGCGGCTGGCTTATATGAAGCTCCGGGGCTAA